A region from the Pseudomonas cucumis genome encodes:
- the fahA gene encoding fumarylacetoacetase, whose product MTQTSITRSWVASANGHADFPLQNLPLGVFSVKGSAPRSGVAIGDHIFDLEAALDAGLFDGLAKRAVEATRGGQLNAFFELGREARVALRERLLELFAEGSTLHGKIEAQGAKLLPLAADCEMHLPAKINDYTDFYVGIEHAQNVGKLFRPDNPLLPNYKYVPIGYHGRASTIRPSGTDVRRPKGQTLPAGQTEPTFGPCARLDYELELGIWIGQGNAMGDSIAIGDAADHIAGFCLLNDWSARDIQAWEYQPLGPFLSKSFITSISPWVVTAEALEPFRRAQPARPEGDPQPLPYLFDKRDQAAGAFDIELEVLLLTESMREQNLPAHRLTLSNTQHMYWTVAQLVAHHSVNGCQLQAGDLFGSGTLSGPESGQFGSLLEITEGGKKPIELASGEVRKFLEDGDEIILRARCSREGFASIGFGECRGKVLPAR is encoded by the coding sequence ATGACTCAGACTTCCATCACTCGTAGCTGGGTTGCCTCCGCCAACGGCCACGCGGATTTCCCGCTGCAAAACCTGCCGTTGGGCGTGTTCAGCGTGAAGGGCTCCGCGCCGCGCAGTGGCGTGGCGATCGGCGACCATATTTTTGATCTGGAAGCGGCACTGGATGCTGGCCTGTTCGATGGCCTTGCGAAGAGAGCAGTCGAAGCCACCCGTGGCGGTCAATTGAATGCGTTCTTCGAATTGGGCCGCGAGGCTCGTGTCGCTTTGCGCGAACGCCTGCTGGAACTGTTCGCCGAAGGCAGCACCCTGCACGGCAAAATCGAGGCCCAAGGCGCAAAACTGCTGCCGCTGGCGGCGGATTGCGAAATGCACCTGCCGGCGAAGATCAACGACTACACCGACTTCTACGTGGGCATCGAGCATGCGCAAAATGTCGGCAAACTGTTCCGCCCGGACAACCCGTTGCTGCCGAACTACAAGTACGTGCCGATTGGTTATCACGGCCGCGCTTCGACCATTCGCCCGTCCGGCACTGATGTGCGTCGTCCGAAAGGCCAAACCCTGCCGGCCGGCCAGACCGAGCCGACGTTTGGCCCGTGCGCACGTCTGGACTACGAACTGGAATTGGGTATCTGGATCGGTCAGGGCAACGCGATGGGCGACTCCATCGCCATCGGTGACGCCGCCGACCACATCGCCGGTTTCTGTCTGCTCAACGATTGGTCGGCGCGCGATATCCAGGCTTGGGAATACCAGCCGCTGGGTCCGTTCCTGTCCAAGAGTTTCATCACCAGCATTTCGCCGTGGGTGGTGACGGCCGAAGCGCTGGAGCCGTTCCGTCGTGCGCAGCCTGCGCGCCCGGAAGGCGATCCGCAGCCGTTGCCGTACCTGTTCGACAAACGCGATCAGGCCGCCGGTGCCTTCGACATCGAACTCGAAGTGCTGCTGCTGACCGAGTCGATGCGCGAACAAAATCTGCCAGCCCATCGCCTGACCCTCAGCAACACCCAACACATGTACTGGACCGTTGCACAACTCGTTGCGCACCACAGCGTCAACGGCTGCCAGTTGCAGGCCGGTGATCTGTTCGGTTCGGGCACGCTGTCCGGTCCTGAAAGCGGTCAGTTCGGCAGCCTGCTGGAAATCACCGAGGGGGGTAAGAAGCCGATCGAACTGGCGTCGGGCGAGGTGCGTAAATTCCTTGAGGACGGCGACGAAATCATTCTGCGGGCGCGTTGCAGCCGCGAGGGTTTTGCTTCCATCGGTTTCGGCGAATGCCGTGGCAAAGTGCTGCCAGCGCGCTAA
- the hmgA gene encoding homogentisate 1,2-dioxygenase: MNLDSTAPALAYQSGFGNEFSSEALPGALPVGQNSPQKAPYGLYTELFSGTAFTMPRSEARRTWMYRIQPSANHPAFVKLDRQLAGGPLGEVTPNRLRWNPLDIPTEPTDFIDGLVSMAANSGAEKPAGISIYNYRANRSMERVFFNADGELLLVPELGRLRIATELGVLELEPLEIAVLPRGLKFRVELLDSQARGYIAENHGAPLRLPDLGPIGSNGLANPRDFLTPVAHYENLKQPTTLVQKFLGQLWGCELDHSPLNVVAWHGNNVPYKYDLRRFNTIGTVSFDHPDPSIFTVLTSPTSVHGLANLDFVIFPPRWMVAEKTFRPPWFHRNLMNEFMGLIQGEYDAKAEGFVPGGASLHSCMSAHGPDGETCTKAINAELAPAKIDNTMAFMFETSQVLRPSRFALDCPQLQNNYDACWATLPATFDPTRR; the protein is encoded by the coding sequence ATGAACCTCGATTCAACGGCGCCAGCGCTGGCTTATCAGTCAGGCTTTGGCAACGAATTCAGCAGCGAAGCGTTGCCGGGCGCACTGCCCGTCGGCCAGAACTCCCCGCAAAAAGCCCCTTATGGCCTGTACACCGAACTGTTCTCCGGTACGGCCTTTACCATGCCTCGCAGCGAAGCACGGCGGACCTGGATGTACCGCATTCAGCCGTCGGCCAATCACCCGGCATTCGTCAAACTGGATCGGCAACTGGCCGGCGGCCCACTGGGTGAAGTGACCCCCAATCGCCTGCGCTGGAACCCCTTGGACATTCCGACCGAACCCACCGATTTCATTGACGGGCTGGTGAGCATGGCCGCCAACTCGGGCGCGGAAAAACCGGCCGGGATCAGTATCTATAACTACCGCGCCAATCGCTCCATGGAGCGCGTGTTCTTCAACGCCGACGGCGAACTGTTGCTGGTGCCGGAACTGGGCCGCTTGCGCATCGCCACCGAACTGGGCGTGCTGGAGTTGGAACCGCTGGAAATCGCCGTTCTGCCGCGCGGGTTGAAATTCCGCGTCGAACTGCTCGACTCGCAAGCCCGCGGCTACATCGCCGAAAACCATGGCGCGCCTCTGCGCCTGCCGGACCTGGGGCCGATTGGCAGCAATGGCCTGGCCAACCCCCGCGATTTCCTGACCCCGGTGGCTCATTACGAGAACCTCAAGCAACCGACGACCCTGGTGCAGAAGTTCCTCGGCCAGTTGTGGGGTTGCGAGCTCGATCATTCGCCGCTGAACGTGGTCGCCTGGCACGGCAATAACGTGCCGTACAAATATGACCTGCGCCGTTTCAACACCATCGGCACGGTCAGTTTCGATCACCCGGATCCATCGATTTTTACCGTCCTGACCTCGCCGACCAGCGTGCATGGTTTGGCCAACCTGGACTTCGTGATCTTCCCGCCACGCTGGATGGTCGCCGAGAAAACCTTCCGTCCACCGTGGTTCCACCGCAACCTGATGAACGAATTCATGGGCCTGATCCAGGGCGAGTACGATGCCAAGGCCGAAGGTTTCGTGCCTGGCGGCGCCTCGTTGCACAGCTGCATGAGCGCCCATGGCCCCGACGGCGAGACCTGCACCAAGGCGATCAACGCGGAACTGGCGCCGGCTAAAATCGATAACACCATGGCCTTCATGTTCGAGACCAGCCAGGTGTTGCGCCCGAGCCGATTCGCCCTGGACTGCCCGCAACTGCAAAACAATTACGACGCCTGCTGGGCCACGCTGCCCGCCACTTTCGACCCTACCCGGAGATAA
- a CDS encoding LuxR C-terminal-related transcriptional regulator, with protein sequence MTAMTPCLDRSGFLPRLSSHHLSRARLSEPLLASTARVKLLCAPAGSGKSALLAECLLQAPTQCRVHWLPLSGVASSAADFRHRLAETLELASSDETGLLGDLARLQTPTWLFLDDYCRLPNPELDQLLDRMLAISSPMLTWWLGARRRPQCNWPRLLLDDELYDCESASLAFIPGEVEQILQPWVPEQASKVASRIIQRTGGWCAGVRIALLHKCDWSRQDKPLGRADTLLDYLEHELFSSLTPELSEVWRVLAHLPRFNARLCDHLFGAGEGAQYLRTLQALGCFIEPWKDSTDWLQIFTPFTQLLRDEQWPAGRSWHRRACQWFCAEQDWKSAFEQALLAEEYEVAVSLLQHFSFEHLFEEQTVVLLLRLHEQQGGELTLGSPQLVGLITAALLFAGRFEQATDCIAHLSRFMPQPSALLQQQLIARWRAQQGWLLHLQGRMDCSRAHFIDALSELGPDLWTVRLICLSGLTQQALLRGELDVAQAINREALCLARAQGSLVFEGLLELDHAQLLEQRGAALRAESLLTNMHELLSRQPDRPTPLLGRIALRRGRLALLQGQDERAGEFFQTGVEDCLRSHDKRVLYGFLGQAQLAANRGDYGQAFVHLRDAERLMQQWQIPDEVYRGVLLQVSSHFWLQQGRPELAHEALSRVLRHYRGPQARQAPPATLQLIARVEYQLILAQFHLKQTDDSVVRLQALLDQAQHSGMRGLEAELHFAVAEVAWLTGERILMLDSLLAGLELVKHCNLKQAQQELLLRQPHLLKAITEVELTFEQAVPVVDSQLLSRRETEVLELVAQGHSNQQIAEKLFISLHTVKTHVRRIHGKLGVVRRTQAVAKARLLGGCG encoded by the coding sequence CGAGCGCGGCGGATTTTCGTCATCGTCTGGCAGAGACGCTGGAGCTGGCCTCATCGGATGAAACCGGATTGCTGGGTGACCTGGCGCGATTGCAGACGCCGACCTGGCTGTTTCTCGATGACTATTGCCGCCTGCCGAATCCGGAGCTGGACCAGTTACTGGATCGTATGCTGGCAATCAGCAGTCCGATGCTGACCTGGTGGTTGGGTGCTCGTCGCCGGCCGCAATGCAACTGGCCAAGGTTGCTGCTCGATGACGAGTTGTACGACTGCGAAAGCGCCTCGCTGGCATTCATTCCAGGTGAAGTTGAGCAGATATTGCAGCCCTGGGTACCGGAGCAGGCCAGTAAGGTGGCGAGTCGCATCATCCAGCGCACCGGCGGCTGGTGTGCCGGTGTGCGGATTGCATTGCTGCACAAGTGCGACTGGTCGCGTCAGGACAAACCCCTGGGACGGGCGGACACCTTGCTCGATTACCTGGAGCATGAGTTGTTCAGCTCGCTGACGCCTGAGCTGAGCGAGGTCTGGCGCGTACTGGCTCACTTGCCACGCTTTAATGCCCGGCTGTGCGATCACCTGTTCGGGGCCGGGGAGGGCGCTCAGTACTTGCGGACCTTGCAAGCGCTAGGTTGCTTTATCGAACCTTGGAAAGACTCCACCGACTGGCTACAGATTTTCACCCCGTTCACTCAGTTGTTGCGCGATGAGCAATGGCCGGCGGGCCGCTCCTGGCATCGGCGTGCCTGCCAATGGTTCTGTGCCGAACAGGACTGGAAGTCGGCCTTCGAACAGGCATTGCTCGCCGAGGAATACGAAGTGGCGGTCAGCCTGTTGCAACACTTCAGTTTCGAGCATTTGTTCGAGGAGCAGACGGTGGTGTTGTTGTTGCGTTTGCATGAGCAGCAAGGCGGGGAACTGACGTTGGGCAGCCCGCAATTGGTCGGATTGATTACAGCTGCGCTGTTGTTCGCCGGACGTTTCGAACAGGCGACCGATTGCATCGCACATTTGTCGCGCTTCATGCCGCAGCCGTCAGCACTTCTGCAGCAGCAGTTGATCGCACGATGGCGAGCGCAACAGGGTTGGTTATTGCATTTGCAGGGGCGTATGGACTGCTCGCGCGCGCATTTTATCGACGCACTGAGCGAGCTCGGTCCGGACCTCTGGACCGTGCGTTTGATATGTCTGTCCGGTTTGACGCAACAGGCGCTGCTCAGGGGCGAGCTCGACGTGGCCCAGGCCATAAACCGTGAGGCGTTGTGCCTGGCGCGAGCCCAGGGTTCTCTGGTGTTCGAAGGTTTGCTGGAACTCGATCATGCGCAATTGCTGGAGCAACGGGGCGCGGCGCTGCGGGCCGAAAGTCTGCTGACCAATATGCATGAATTACTCAGCCGGCAGCCTGATCGGCCCACGCCGTTACTGGGGCGAATTGCGTTACGCCGAGGGCGACTGGCCCTGCTCCAGGGACAGGACGAACGTGCAGGGGAGTTCTTTCAGACCGGGGTGGAGGATTGCTTACGCAGCCACGATAAACGGGTGTTATACGGCTTTCTCGGTCAGGCGCAACTGGCCGCCAATCGAGGCGACTATGGCCAGGCTTTTGTCCATCTGCGTGACGCCGAACGGCTGATGCAACAATGGCAGATTCCGGACGAGGTCTACCGTGGCGTGCTGTTGCAGGTCAGTAGTCATTTCTGGTTGCAACAGGGACGCCCCGAATTGGCCCATGAAGCGTTGAGTCGTGTGCTGCGGCACTATCGCGGACCGCAGGCTCGACAGGCCCCACCTGCCACACTGCAGTTGATTGCGCGCGTCGAGTATCAGTTGATATTGGCGCAATTTCATTTGAAGCAAACAGACGATTCTGTTGTCCGCTTACAGGCTCTGTTAGATCAGGCGCAACACAGCGGGATGCGTGGGCTGGAAGCAGAGCTGCATTTTGCGGTGGCCGAAGTGGCATGGTTAACGGGCGAGCGCATCTTGATGCTCGATTCGCTACTCGCAGGTCTGGAGCTAGTCAAACACTGCAATCTGAAACAGGCTCAGCAGGAACTACTGTTGCGTCAGCCTCATTTGTTGAAAGCTATAACGGAGGTGGAGTTGACATTCGAGCAAGCTGTGCCCGTCGTCGATAGCCAACTATTGAGTAGACGTGAAACGGAAGTGCTTGAGTTGGTTGCACAGGGACATTCCAATCAGCAGATTGCCGAGAAATTATTTATTTCATTGCATACGGTAAAAACTCATGTAAGAAGAATTCATGGGAAGTTGGGTGTTGTGCGCAGGACGCAAGCCGTTGCAAAGGCGAGGTTGTTGGGCGGGTGTGGATAA
- the pdhA gene encoding pyruvate dehydrogenase (acetyl-transferring) E1 component subunit alpha — protein MPHKVELPYTRFLSPDGQLLGNLPDWADDFNLLTRLYRQMVLTRLFDQKAVALQRTGRIGTYAPTLGQEAIGVAVGSLMHAEDVLIPYYRDTAVQLMRGVRMEEILLYWGGDERGSDFADPAVAEDFPICVPIATQALHACGVASAFKIRGEHRVAVTTCGDGGTSKGDFLEALNVAGAWQLPVVFVINNNQWAISVPRRIQCGAPTLAQKAIGAGFHGEQVDGNDILAVYDRVQAALERARHGKGPVLLECLSYRLGDHTTADDATRYRSADEVKQAWLEEPIKRLQRFMAGQGVWDEGREQALISECQGLVQGAVDNFEAAGLQAPESVIDHVYAQWPQALAEQREEFLERVARRTGGSGHE, from the coding sequence ATGCCTCACAAGGTTGAGCTGCCGTACACCCGATTTTTATCCCCTGATGGCCAGTTACTCGGCAATCTTCCCGACTGGGCCGACGATTTCAATCTGTTGACGCGCCTGTATCGGCAGATGGTCCTGACCCGCCTTTTCGATCAGAAAGCTGTCGCCTTGCAACGCACCGGGCGCATCGGTACCTACGCGCCGACCTTGGGCCAGGAAGCCATTGGCGTTGCGGTCGGCAGCCTGATGCACGCCGAAGATGTCCTGATCCCGTATTACCGCGACACCGCTGTGCAGTTGATGCGCGGTGTGCGCATGGAAGAAATCCTGTTGTATTGGGGCGGCGATGAGCGTGGCAGCGATTTTGCCGACCCGGCGGTCGCTGAGGATTTTCCGATCTGTGTGCCGATCGCCACCCAGGCCCTGCATGCCTGCGGCGTCGCCAGCGCATTCAAGATCCGCGGCGAGCATCGGGTCGCCGTCACCACCTGCGGCGATGGGGGAACCAGCAAAGGTGACTTCCTCGAGGCCCTCAATGTTGCTGGCGCCTGGCAGTTGCCGGTGGTGTTTGTGATCAACAACAACCAATGGGCGATCTCGGTGCCGCGACGCATTCAGTGTGGTGCCCCGACCCTGGCGCAGAAAGCCATTGGCGCCGGCTTCCACGGCGAGCAAGTCGACGGCAATGACATCCTCGCCGTTTATGATCGCGTGCAAGCGGCGCTCGAACGGGCGCGCCACGGCAAAGGCCCGGTGTTGCTCGAATGCCTGAGCTATCGCCTCGGCGATCACACCACGGCCGACGACGCCACGCGCTACCGTTCGGCGGACGAGGTCAAGCAGGCCTGGCTCGAGGAACCGATCAAACGCCTGCAACGCTTCATGGCCGGGCAGGGCGTGTGGGACGAAGGCCGCGAACAGGCGCTGATCAGCGAATGCCAAGGCTTGGTGCAGGGAGCTGTGGATAACTTCGAAGCGGCGGGCCTGCAGGCGCCGGAATCGGTGATCGATCATGTCTACGCCCAGTGGCCGCAAGCCCTGGCCGAGCAGCGCGAAGAGTTTCTCGAACGGGTGGCGCGCCGGACGGGAGGTTCGGGCCATGAGTAA
- a CDS encoding IclR family transcriptional regulator translates to MTSESNGKQKVRSAEVGTDILKALAELSPSTSLSRLAEHVQMPASKVHRYLQALIASGFAEQNTATNHYGLGREALRVGLAALNSMDVLKVAALPLAELRDDLNETCFLAVWGNLGATVVHIEPAIRAVTVVTQLGSVLPLLSSSTGLVFGAYLPKRETMDLRERELQTGNSHALADDQAYATLCEQIRDRGLHHVHGLLMPGVDALSAPVFNAIGQVAAVMTIVGPTSLFHADENGPAAQRLLAATRAVSWRMGYEPVAHPI, encoded by the coding sequence ATGACCAGCGAAAGCAACGGTAAACAGAAAGTCCGCTCGGCCGAAGTCGGTACCGACATCCTCAAGGCGCTTGCCGAGCTGTCGCCCTCGACTTCGTTGTCACGCCTGGCCGAACACGTACAGATGCCGGCGAGCAAGGTTCACCGCTATTTGCAGGCGCTGATCGCCAGCGGGTTTGCCGAGCAAAACACGGCCACCAACCACTACGGTCTGGGCCGCGAAGCGCTTCGGGTTGGCCTGGCAGCCCTGAACAGTATGGACGTGCTGAAAGTCGCTGCCCTGCCCTTGGCCGAACTGCGAGACGATCTGAACGAAACCTGTTTTTTGGCGGTATGGGGCAATTTGGGCGCGACGGTGGTGCATATCGAGCCGGCTATACGCGCAGTGACGGTGGTGACGCAATTGGGTTCGGTGTTGCCATTGCTCAGTTCGTCCACAGGTTTAGTGTTCGGTGCTTATCTGCCCAAGCGCGAAACCATGGACTTGCGCGAGCGAGAACTGCAAACCGGCAACTCCCATGCCTTGGCGGATGATCAGGCCTATGCGACTTTGTGCGAACAGATCCGCGACCGCGGTCTGCACCATGTGCATGGTTTACTGATGCCGGGAGTCGATGCCTTGTCGGCGCCGGTGTTCAACGCTATTGGGCAGGTGGCGGCAGTAATGACCATTGTTGGCCCGACCTCGTTGTTCCATGCCGACGAAAACGGCCCGGCGGCGCAGCGGTTGCTGGCGGCGACCCGGGCCGTGAGTTGGCGGATGGGGTATGAACCGGTAGCCCACCCTATTTGA
- the maiA gene encoding maleylacetoacetate isomerase: MELYTYYRSTSSFRVRIALALKGLDYQALPINLIAPPGGEHRQPTYLSINPQGRVPALRTDEGELLIQSPAIIEYLEERYPQVPLLSKDLAARAHERGVAAVIGCDVHPLHNVSVLNKLRQLGHDEPQVVEWIGHWISQGLATVEQLIGDTGYCFGDQPGLADVYLIPQLYAAERFNISLEAYPRIRRVAALAATHPAFFLAHPANQPDTP, translated from the coding sequence ATGGAACTCTATACCTACTACCGCTCGACCTCGTCTTTCCGGGTGCGCATTGCGTTGGCGCTCAAGGGGCTGGATTACCAGGCGCTGCCGATCAACCTGATCGCGCCGCCAGGTGGCGAGCATCGGCAGCCGACGTATCTGAGCATCAACCCGCAAGGCCGGGTGCCAGCCTTGCGCACCGACGAAGGCGAATTGCTGATCCAGTCACCGGCGATCATCGAGTACCTGGAGGAACGTTATCCACAGGTGCCGTTGCTGTCCAAAGATCTCGCTGCCCGCGCTCATGAGCGTGGCGTGGCGGCGGTGATCGGTTGCGATGTGCACCCTCTGCACAACGTCAGTGTGCTCAACAAACTTCGGCAGTTGGGGCACGATGAGCCGCAGGTGGTTGAGTGGATCGGTCACTGGATCAGCCAAGGGTTGGCGACGGTGGAGCAATTGATCGGTGACACCGGTTATTGCTTTGGCGATCAACCGGGGCTGGCGGACGTCTACTTGATCCCGCAGCTGTATGCAGCCGAGCGCTTCAATATTTCTTTGGAAGCCTACCCGCGAATTCGGCGAGTGGCGGCGCTGGCAGCGACACATCCAGCCTTCTTCCTGGCCCATCCGGCGAATCAGCCCGATACCCCGTAA
- a CDS encoding Glu/Leu/Phe/Val dehydrogenase family protein yields the protein MFALMQSTRLESLHLSVDPVTGLKAVIAIHNSRLGPALGGCRYLAYPSDEAAIEDAVRLAQGMSYKAALAGLAQGGGVAVILRPAHVENRAALFEAFGRCINELDGRYITAIDAGTSVADMDCIAQQTQFVTSTTAAGDPAPHAAMGVFAGIRSTAMARLGSDNLEGLRIAIQGLGNVGYALAEQLHAAGAELLVSDIDHGKVQLAMEQLGAHPIANDALLSTPCDILAPCGLGGVLNSNSVAQLRCAAVAGSANNQLIHLEIADQLERRGILYAPDYVINAGGLIYVSLKHRGEELTTITAHLSKISSRLTEVFAHAQAEKRSPARVADELAEKVLYR from the coding sequence ATGTTCGCTCTCATGCAAAGCACTCGCCTTGAATCGCTGCACCTGAGCGTCGATCCGGTCACCGGATTGAAGGCGGTGATTGCCATCCACAACAGCCGTCTGGGACCTGCCCTGGGCGGGTGTCGTTACCTTGCTTACCCCAGCGATGAAGCCGCGATCGAGGATGCTGTGCGCCTTGCCCAAGGCATGAGTTACAAGGCGGCCCTGGCCGGCCTGGCTCAGGGCGGTGGCGTTGCGGTGATTCTTCGCCCGGCCCATGTGGAAAACCGCGCCGCGCTATTTGAAGCCTTCGGGCGCTGCATTAACGAACTCGACGGTCGCTACATCACCGCCATCGACGCCGGAACCTCGGTGGCGGACATGGATTGCATCGCCCAGCAAACCCAATTCGTCACCAGTACCACCGCCGCTGGCGACCCGGCACCGCACGCCGCCATGGGCGTATTCGCTGGTATTCGCAGCACTGCCATGGCCCGTTTGGGCAGCGATAATCTCGAGGGCTTGCGCATAGCTATTCAAGGTTTGGGCAATGTCGGTTATGCCTTGGCCGAACAGTTGCACGCGGCCGGTGCAGAGCTGCTGGTCAGCGATATTGATCACGGCAAAGTGCAATTGGCCATGGAGCAATTGGGGGCTCATCCAATCGCCAACGATGCGCTGCTCAGCACACCGTGCGACATACTCGCGCCCTGCGGCCTGGGCGGTGTGCTTAACAGCAACAGTGTGGCGCAACTGCGCTGCGCGGCGGTCGCAGGCTCGGCAAACAACCAATTGATCCATCTCGAAATTGCCGATCAGCTGGAGCGCCGGGGCATTCTGTATGCGCCCGATTACGTGATCAATGCCGGCGGGCTGATCTACGTGTCGCTCAAACACCGCGGCGAAGAGCTGACAACCATCACCGCGCACCTGTCGAAAATCAGTTCACGGCTGACCGAAGTCTTCGCCCATGCCCAGGCGGAAAAACGCTCCCCGGCCCGGGTCGCGGATGAGCTGGCGGAGAAAGTGCTGTACCGGTGA
- a CDS encoding SirB1 family protein, giving the protein MTPRQRFFDCLQRSPPALFEAALWMAVEHDKELNPEAVLADFKDLQQRVSYGLPMLPVNELAQPLLRRMNDLGFAQDDSTPLRPQVALLNKVLERRRGQPLVLGLIALELARRLEIPLVGVNFPGHFLLRVQGADHLLDPCGGRRLYPNDCRELLQRQYGPNMQLSAEHLLTAEPVQMLQRLSRNLRQLYLTNDDYIDALIDAERVLELGNASASDYLARASLYQRLDCPNAERFDLEHALLLSDDPIQRIRLTERLGHLPPNSVVH; this is encoded by the coding sequence ATGACCCCGCGCCAACGTTTTTTCGACTGTCTGCAACGATCACCGCCCGCGCTGTTCGAGGCGGCGCTGTGGATGGCCGTCGAACACGATAAGGAGTTGAATCCCGAGGCGGTACTGGCGGACTTCAAGGACCTGCAACAGAGAGTCAGCTATGGGTTGCCGATGCTGCCGGTGAATGAATTGGCCCAACCGTTATTGCGGCGAATGAATGACCTGGGGTTCGCCCAGGACGACTCCACGCCCTTGCGCCCGCAAGTGGCGTTACTCAATAAAGTGCTGGAACGTCGGCGGGGGCAACCGCTGGTGCTAGGCCTGATTGCGCTGGAACTGGCCAGAAGGCTGGAGATTCCCCTGGTCGGGGTCAACTTTCCCGGGCATTTCCTGCTGCGGGTGCAAGGTGCCGATCACCTGCTCGACCCATGCGGCGGGCGACGGCTGTACCCCAATGATTGCCGCGAACTGCTGCAACGCCAGTACGGCCCGAACATGCAGCTCAGCGCCGAGCATTTACTGACGGCTGAACCGGTGCAGATGCTGCAACGGCTGTCGCGCAACCTGCGCCAGTTGTACCTCACGAACGATGATTATATCGACGCCCTGATCGACGCCGAGCGCGTGCTTGAACTGGGCAACGCCAGCGCCTCCGACTACCTGGCGCGGGCCAGCCTCTATCAACGACTGGACTGCCCGAATGCCGAGCGCTTTGACCTGGAGCATGCGCTGCTGCTCAGCGACGATCCGATCCAGCGGATTCGCCTGACTGAACGATTAGGGCATCTACCACCCAATTCGGTCGTGCACTAA
- a CDS encoding alpha-ketoacid dehydrogenase subunit beta has translation MSNGKVTLLEAVNLALHRAMSEDENVIVLGEDVGVNGGVFRATLGLRDSFGFKRVIDSPLAETMLGGLVVGMAAQGLKPVVEIQFMGFIYATMEHLVSHASRMRNRTRGRITCPMVLRTPMGAGIRAPEHHSESTEALFAHIPGLRVVIPSSPARAYGLLLAAIDDPDPVIFLEPTRLYRMNPQPLLDDGKRLPLDSCFTLREGSDITLISWGASVMETLQAATALAEQGVSAEVIDVASIKPLDLDTMEASVRKTGRCVIVHEAPRSCGVGAEIAASLYERVFLELQAPIQRVTAPDIPPPLYRLESLYMPGIEDILHACDTVMQHYP, from the coding sequence ATGAGTAACGGTAAGGTGACGCTGCTGGAAGCGGTGAATCTGGCGTTGCATCGGGCCATGAGTGAAGACGAAAACGTCATCGTCCTCGGTGAAGACGTCGGGGTGAACGGTGGCGTGTTTCGCGCCACGCTGGGCTTGCGCGACAGCTTTGGTTTCAAGCGGGTGATCGACTCGCCACTGGCCGAAACCATGCTCGGCGGGCTGGTGGTGGGCATGGCGGCCCAAGGCCTGAAACCGGTGGTGGAAATCCAGTTCATGGGTTTCATCTACGCCACCATGGAGCACCTGGTGTCCCACGCCAGCCGCATGCGCAACCGCACGCGCGGGCGGATCACCTGCCCAATGGTGCTGCGCACGCCCATGGGCGCAGGGATTCGCGCGCCGGAGCATCACAGCGAAAGCACCGAAGCCCTGTTCGCGCATATTCCGGGTTTGCGGGTGGTGATCCCGTCTTCGCCGGCCCGGGCCTATGGCTTGTTGCTTGCGGCCATCGACGACCCGGACCCGGTGATCTTTCTCGAACCCACCCGACTCTATCGCATGAACCCGCAACCGCTGCTGGACGACGGTAAACGCCTGCCGCTGGACAGCTGCTTCACCCTGCGTGAAGGCAGCGACATTACCTTGATCAGTTGGGGCGCCAGTGTGATGGAAACCCTGCAAGCCGCCACGGCGCTGGCTGAGCAGGGCGTCTCGGCGGAAGTGATCGATGTCGCCAGTATCAAACCGCTGGACCTGGACACGATGGAAGCCTCGGTGCGCAAGACCGGTCGCTGTGTGATCGTGCATGAAGCGCCACGCTCCTGCGGGGTCGGCGCGGAAATCGCCGCGAGCCTTTATGAGCGGGTATTTCTGGAGTTGCAGGCACCGATCCAGCGAGTCACCGCGCCGGACATTCCGCCGCCGCTGTATCGACTGGAATCGCTGTACATGCCCGGCATCGAAGACATTCTTCATGCCTGCGACACCGTCATGCAGCACTACCCCTGA